The following proteins are encoded in a genomic region of Dioscorea cayenensis subsp. rotundata cultivar TDr96_F1 chromosome 8, TDr96_F1_v2_PseudoChromosome.rev07_lg8_w22 25.fasta, whole genome shotgun sequence:
- the LOC120267280 gene encoding uncharacterized protein LOC120267280, translating to MSVNNVFATLNGIPMLNGANFKVWKNKVTLVLGCMDLDYALRELHPAPLTNQSSIHDKRVFERWEWANHIGLMIMQNTIPEAFLDTMTEKKVIKQFLDTLKERFVRSDKAENSVTLRKLVSMRYKDDRNIREYALDMCHLAGKLKGLKIKQLEEEQELRVVL from the coding sequence ATGAGTGTTAATAATGTGTTTGCTACACTCAATGGCATTCCTATGCTTAATGGTGCAAATTTTAAGGTTTGGAAAAATAAAGTAACACTCGTTTTGGGATGTATGGATCTAGACTATGCGTTAAGGGAACTACATCCTGCACCTCTGACAAATCAAAGCTCCATTCATGACAAAAGAGTCTTTGAGAGGTGGGAGTGGGCTAACCATATAGGTCTAATGATCATGCAGAATACAATCCCAGAGGCTTTTCTGGACACTATGACTGAGAAAAAGGTTATTAAGCAATTTCTTGACACCCTAAAAGAACGCTTTGTAAGAAGTGATAAGGCAGAGAATAGTGTTACCCTAAGGAAACTAGTCTCTATGAGGTATAAGGATGACCGGAATATACGAGAGTATGCCCTTGATATGTGTCATCTGGCAGGGAAATTAAAGGGTTTGAAAATTAAGCAACTAGAAGAAGAGCAAGAGTTAAGAGTAGTTCTATGA